A DNA window from Aureibaculum sp. 2308TA14-22 contains the following coding sequences:
- the aspS gene encoding aspartate--tRNA ligase has protein sequence MYRSHNCGELNASSINNEVILSGWVQKVRDKGFMIWIDLRDRYGITQLIFDEERTSKDILEQAQKLGREFVIQVKGKVIERTSKNPNIPTGEIEVLVSELTILNEALLPPFTIEDETDGGEELRMKYRYLDIRRNPVKENLIFRSKVTQEVRNYLSNHDFIEVETPYLIKSTPEGARDFVVPSRMNEGQFYALPQSPQTFKQLLMVGGLDKYFQIVKCFRDEDLRADRQPEFTQIDCEMAFVEQEDILDAFEGLTRHLLKEINGVEVEKFPRMTFAEAIKKYGNDKPDIRFGMEFGELNEVAQHKDFNVFNQAELVVGIAVPGGNTHTRKEIDKLTDWVKRPQVGALGMVYVRCNDDGTYKSSVDKFYDQEDLAKWADKTGAKPGDLICVLSGQTNKVRAQLSALRMELAERLGLRNPNEFAPLWVVDFPLLEWDEETERFHAMHHPFTSPKPEDVKLLNSDPAKVRANAYDLVLNGNEIGGGSIRIHDKSTQSLMFDHLGFTKEEAKAQFGFLMNAFEYGAPPHGGIAFGLDRLVAILGGQETIRDFIAFPKNNSGRDVMIDAPAAIDEDQLKELHLKVTL, from the coding sequence ATGTATAGAAGCCATAATTGCGGTGAATTAAACGCATCTAGTATAAATAATGAAGTAATCCTTTCGGGATGGGTACAAAAAGTTCGTGATAAAGGGTTTATGATTTGGATAGACTTACGTGATAGATATGGAATTACCCAACTTATTTTTGATGAAGAGCGTACTTCAAAAGATATTTTGGAACAAGCCCAAAAATTGGGTCGTGAATTTGTTATCCAAGTAAAAGGGAAAGTAATTGAGCGGACATCTAAAAACCCAAATATTCCAACAGGAGAAATTGAAGTATTAGTGTCTGAATTGACAATTTTGAATGAAGCTTTATTACCCCCGTTTACGATAGAAGATGAAACTGATGGAGGTGAAGAACTGCGAATGAAATACCGTTATTTGGACATTAGAAGAAATCCGGTAAAAGAGAATTTAATATTCCGTTCCAAAGTAACGCAAGAGGTTAGAAACTATTTATCTAATCATGATTTTATTGAAGTGGAAACGCCATATTTGATTAAATCGACACCAGAAGGTGCCCGTGATTTTGTAGTGCCTTCTAGGATGAACGAAGGTCAATTTTATGCACTACCACAGAGTCCACAAACATTTAAGCAATTGTTGATGGTGGGTGGTTTGGATAAATATTTTCAAATCGTAAAATGCTTTCGCGATGAAGATCTACGTGCGGATAGACAGCCAGAGTTTACTCAAATAGACTGCGAAATGGCATTTGTGGAGCAAGAAGACATTTTAGATGCTTTTGAAGGCTTAACACGACATTTACTAAAAGAAATTAATGGCGTTGAGGTGGAAAAATTCCCAAGAATGACTTTCGCTGAAGCCATAAAAAAATATGGTAATGACAAACCCGATATTCGTTTTGGAATGGAGTTTGGTGAATTGAACGAGGTTGCCCAACATAAAGATTTTAATGTTTTTAATCAAGCAGAACTGGTGGTAGGAATTGCCGTTCCTGGAGGAAACACTCATACTAGAAAAGAAATTGATAAACTAACCGATTGGGTTAAACGTCCTCAAGTTGGTGCATTGGGAATGGTTTACGTCCGTTGTAATGACGATGGCACTTATAAATCATCTGTAGATAAGTTTTATGACCAAGAAGATTTAGCAAAATGGGCAGACAAAACTGGAGCGAAGCCGGGAGATTTAATTTGTGTCCTTTCTGGACAAACCAATAAAGTGAGAGCTCAATTGAGTGCCTTAAGAATGGAATTGGCTGAACGTTTAGGTCTACGAAATCCAAACGAATTTGCACCCTTATGGGTTGTTGATTTTCCTTTGTTGGAATGGGATGAAGAAACAGAACGCTTCCATGCCATGCACCATCCATTTACATCACCAAAGCCAGAAGATGTAAAGTTATTGAATTCTGACCCAGCAAAAGTGAGAGCCAATGCTTATGATTTAGTTTTAAATGGTAACGAGATTGGAGGTGGTTCTATTAGAATACACGATAAAAGCACTCAATCCTTAATGTTTGACCATTTAGGATTCACTAAAGAGGAAGCCAAAGCACAATTCGGGTTTTTAATGAATGCTTTTGAATACGGTGCACCTCCTCATGGTGGTATTGCTTTTGGGTTGGATAGATTAGTCGCCATTTTAGGTGGACAAGAAACCATCAGGGACTTTATTGCCTTCCCAAAAAACAATTCGGGCAGGGATGTAATGATTGATGCCCCCGCCGCAATAGATGAAGATCAATTGAAAGAGCTACATTTGAAAGTAACTTTGTAA
- a CDS encoding chloride channel protein: MSYYKTIIRKVNIWRYKYLSQKKFIISASATVGFLTGLAAVTLKNITFTIEKVLEQGIVFSQNQLYFILPVIGLLLVYLLRKYIFKKRVFPQTPVYIKRAIPSVLYALLRQNGRISHKRIYFNLFAAPLTVGFGGSVGLLGPTITVGSAISSTFSRILLIDKKTRTLLIACATSGAVATIFKSPIAALVFAIEIFSLDLTFTALVPLLIASISSVLTSYFFMGQEVLFNFDVVDKFSLRDTPFYIVLGIGTGVASLYFTKIYFAIYAFFDRFNSRFVKLLVGGFIIGILLYFIPPLYGEGLEFTNNLLHGETLAAIGTTPFDSFLDNIWIVIGLLIGITIFKAVAMTITFAAGGVGGVIIPSLVMGSTLGNVVAKIINNLGLGFNVSEANFTLIGMAGLIAGVIQAPLTAIFLIAEITGGYELFIPLMIAVAISYMITKKYMGHTIYTKELAERGDLVTHDRDQNVLISMKMDEVIEQDFIILNPNMTLGEMLHNGVSKSTRNLFPVVNKNKTLVGVVLVDDIRECMFNQTLYDTTTVRDYMHQSPDQIIYDKDSMQVVMEKFQKTGAWNLPVIKNDNYLGFISKSKLLTAYRSKLIEETA; the protein is encoded by the coding sequence ATGTCCTATTATAAAACCATAATTCGGAAGGTAAACATATGGAGGTATAAATATCTTTCTCAAAAAAAGTTTATTATCTCGGCAAGTGCTACAGTTGGTTTTTTGACGGGCTTGGCTGCTGTTACCTTAAAAAACATAACTTTTACCATTGAAAAGGTATTGGAACAAGGTATTGTATTTTCTCAAAATCAGCTTTATTTTATTTTACCAGTAATTGGGTTACTTTTGGTGTATTTATTAAGAAAATACATCTTCAAAAAACGTGTATTCCCACAAACGCCAGTATATATTAAAAGAGCAATTCCTTCAGTTTTATATGCACTTTTAAGGCAAAATGGACGCATATCTCATAAACGGATTTATTTTAATTTGTTTGCGGCTCCATTGACCGTTGGGTTTGGGGGCTCTGTTGGGTTATTAGGGCCAACAATTACAGTAGGTTCTGCAATTAGTTCAACTTTTAGTAGAATACTTTTAATTGATAAAAAAACACGAACCTTATTAATTGCCTGTGCAACTTCTGGTGCAGTAGCTACTATTTTTAAATCGCCCATAGCGGCCTTGGTTTTTGCTATTGAAATATTTAGTTTAGACCTTACGTTTACGGCTTTAGTCCCGCTATTAATAGCATCAATTTCTTCCGTACTAACCTCATACTTTTTCATGGGTCAAGAAGTGCTCTTCAACTTTGACGTTGTGGATAAGTTTTCCTTACGAGACACTCCTTTTTACATTGTTTTGGGTATTGGTACAGGTGTGGCATCCTTATATTTTACTAAGATTTATTTTGCCATTTATGCCTTTTTTGATCGGTTTAACAGTCGTTTTGTAAAGCTATTAGTAGGTGGTTTTATTATTGGTATTTTGTTATACTTTATTCCGCCGTTATATGGTGAGGGGCTAGAGTTTACCAACAATTTATTACATGGTGAAACACTGGCTGCAATAGGTACAACCCCTTTTGATAGTTTTTTAGATAACATTTGGATAGTTATTGGTCTTTTAATTGGAATAACTATTTTTAAAGCCGTTGCCATGACCATTACTTTTGCGGCTGGTGGTGTTGGTGGTGTTATTATTCCTTCTTTGGTGATGGGCAGTACATTGGGCAATGTGGTAGCCAAAATTATCAATAATCTAGGATTAGGCTTTAACGTTTCCGAAGCCAATTTTACGTTAATTGGTATGGCAGGATTAATTGCAGGTGTTATCCAAGCACCGTTAACCGCTATTTTTCTAATTGCGGAAATTACTGGTGGTTATGAGCTATTTATTCCGCTGATGATTGCAGTTGCAATTTCTTATATGATTACAAAAAAATATATGGGTCATACTATATATACTAAAGAACTAGCGGAACGAGGTGATTTAGTAACACACGATAGGGATCAAAATGTATTGATTTCAATGAAAATGGATGAAGTGATTGAGCAGGATTTTATAATATTAAATCCAAATATGACATTGGGTGAAATGTTGCACAATGGGGTTTCAAAATCAACACGGAATTTGTTTCCAGTGGTAAATAAAAACAAAACGCTAGTTGGTGTAGTATTGGTTGATGACATTAGAGAATGTATGTTTAATCAAACCCTTTACGATACTACAACGGTACGCGATTATATGCACCAATCTCCAGACCAAATTATCTATGATAAAGACTCTATGCAAGTAGTTATGGAAAAGTTCCAAAAAACAGGGGCTTGGAATTTACCTGTTATAAAAAATGATAACTACCTTGGTTTTATATCTAAATCTAAACTCTTAACGGCTTATAGAAGTAAACTCATAGAGGAAACTGCATAA
- a CDS encoding carboxy terminal-processing peptidase, which yields MKKIITFMKSNYKIILPIILLAVILLSFNIKQNPDPEKEKILLGLIRSALTQGHYQPHQIDDEFSTAVYTNFIEGLDPAKRFFTQEDLKEFQKYKLQIDDQIKAENLSFYRLVTSKYLQRVQEAKGFYREILKHPFDFNKDEVFDVDYEEKEFPKNEVELIINWQKQFKLTTLSRLHSKIQAQEDKQKEDANAEVKTFAELEVEAREATLKSMEEFFDYKDDEDDEDWYSIFINSISTEFDPHTTYFAPRTKKKFDIDMTGKIEGIGARLQRKGEYTRVDELISGGPAWRDGNLEVGDIITKVAQADGEPLDIVGMRLDDAIEFIKGKKGTEVRLTVKKLDGSTEVIPIVRDVVEIEETFAKTSIVKKDDRKFGVIDLPKFYIDFSERNFRNSASDMALEVERLKKENVEGLVIDLRNNGGGSLDTAIDIAGLFIEEGPVVQVKYKDGKPKIRSDKDFKIQWNKPLVIIVNEISASASEIFAAAMQDYNRAVVIGSKQTYGKGTVQNYMALNRYFDYKKDLGALKLTIQKFYRINGGSTQLKGVVSDVALPDRYAYMNIGERDEENSLQWDKIESANYKVWKGYSNFDNVVNNSKKRVATNEQFRLIDDHAKWLKKGQDDTTVYLNYDKYKEDLKSREEEGEKYKALYEYKNELSFTSPKYELPLLEQDSILAKKREIWHKNLSRDIYVEEALNIVAELKINKEKTLVKN from the coding sequence ATGAAAAAAATAATAACATTTATGAAATCGAATTATAAAATTATACTCCCAATAATTTTATTGGCTGTAATATTATTAAGTTTTAATATTAAGCAAAACCCAGACCCAGAAAAAGAGAAAATATTATTAGGATTAATAAGATCTGCATTGACTCAAGGGCATTATCAACCACACCAAATTGATGATGAATTTTCAACTGCGGTTTACACTAATTTTATTGAAGGTCTAGACCCTGCTAAACGCTTTTTTACTCAAGAAGACCTGAAAGAATTTCAAAAATACAAACTACAAATAGATGACCAAATTAAAGCGGAAAACCTGTCTTTTTACCGCTTAGTAACATCAAAATACTTGCAACGCGTTCAAGAAGCTAAAGGCTTTTATAGAGAAATTTTAAAACATCCTTTTGACTTCAATAAAGATGAAGTTTTTGACGTAGATTATGAAGAAAAAGAGTTTCCTAAAAATGAAGTGGAACTAATTATTAATTGGCAAAAACAGTTCAAATTAACAACCTTATCACGTTTGCACAGTAAAATTCAAGCACAAGAAGATAAGCAAAAAGAGGATGCTAATGCTGAAGTAAAAACTTTTGCTGAGCTTGAAGTTGAGGCAAGAGAGGCTACGTTGAAAAGTATGGAAGAATTTTTTGATTATAAAGATGATGAAGATGATGAAGATTGGTATTCTATTTTTATCAATAGTATTTCTACGGAGTTCGATCCGCATACAACCTACTTTGCACCAAGAACAAAAAAGAAATTTGATATTGACATGACGGGTAAAATTGAAGGTATTGGTGCCAGATTGCAACGAAAAGGAGAATATACTCGGGTTGATGAGCTTATTTCAGGTGGACCAGCTTGGAGAGACGGAAACCTAGAAGTGGGCGACATTATTACAAAAGTGGCTCAAGCGGATGGTGAACCTTTAGATATTGTTGGTATGCGTTTAGATGACGCCATTGAATTTATTAAAGGTAAAAAAGGTACAGAAGTAAGACTAACCGTAAAGAAACTGGACGGTTCTACCGAGGTAATTCCTATTGTTAGAGACGTTGTAGAAATTGAAGAAACGTTTGCTAAAACCAGTATCGTAAAAAAAGATGACAGAAAATTTGGAGTTATTGATTTGCCTAAGTTTTATATAGATTTTAGCGAGAGAAATTTTAGAAATTCCGCTTCAGATATGGCTCTAGAAGTTGAAAGATTAAAAAAAGAGAATGTTGAAGGTTTAGTTATTGATTTACGTAATAATGGCGGAGGTTCTTTAGATACGGCGATAGATATTGCTGGATTGTTTATAGAGGAAGGTCCAGTTGTACAGGTAAAATATAAAGATGGTAAACCAAAAATACGCTCTGATAAAGATTTTAAAATTCAGTGGAATAAACCTTTGGTAATTATTGTTAATGAAATATCAGCTTCCGCTTCTGAGATTTTTGCTGCTGCTATGCAAGACTATAATAGAGCTGTAGTTATTGGTAGCAAACAAACGTACGGCAAAGGGACTGTACAAAATTATATGGCACTGAATAGGTATTTTGATTATAAGAAAGACTTAGGAGCTCTAAAATTAACGATTCAAAAATTTTATAGGATAAATGGTGGATCAACCCAGCTTAAAGGCGTGGTTTCCGATGTTGCTCTTCCAGATAGATATGCTTATATGAATATTGGGGAACGTGATGAGGAAAATTCATTACAATGGGATAAAATTGAAAGTGCCAACTATAAAGTTTGGAAAGGTTATTCAAATTTTGATAACGTGGTAAATAATAGTAAAAAACGTGTTGCAACCAATGAACAGTTTAGGTTGATTGATGATCATGCCAAATGGTTAAAGAAAGGTCAAGACGACACCACAGTTTATCTGAATTACGATAAATATAAAGAAGATTTGAAAAGTAGAGAGGAAGAAGGTGAAAAGTATAAGGCACTTTATGAATATAAAAACGAGCTAAGTTTTACATCGCCTAAGTACGAACTACCGCTTTTAGAGCAAGATTCTATTTTGGCCAAAAAACGTGAAATTTGGCATAAAAATTTAAGTAGAGATATTTATGTCGAAGAAGCTTTAAATATTGTTGCTGAGTTAAAAATCAATAAGGAAAAAACGTTGGTTAAAAACTAA
- the surE gene encoding 5'/3'-nucleotidase SurE — translation MSEKPLILVCNDDGITAPGIRTLISVLNEIGDVVVVAPDNPQSGMGHAITVNTTLRCNPITVDDGPQLEYSCSGTPADCVKMAVNEILNKKPDICVSGINHGSNASLNVIYSGTMSAAVEAGIEGIPAVGFSLMDYNWDANFDACKTFVKTITENILENGLPEGVVLNVNIPDLKKEEIKGIKVCRQAHGNWKEVFEKRVSPQGEDYYWLTGEFVNLDKGEDTDMWALENGYVSLVPVQFDMTAHHYIKNLNTWEL, via the coding sequence ATGAGTGAAAAACCTTTAATTTTAGTTTGTAATGACGATGGTATTACAGCACCAGGTATAAGAACCTTAATTTCTGTACTAAATGAAATAGGAGATGTGGTAGTTGTTGCACCCGACAATCCGCAAAGCGGTATGGGACACGCAATAACCGTAAATACTACATTACGATGCAATCCGATAACTGTTGATGATGGTCCTCAATTAGAGTACAGTTGTTCTGGTACGCCAGCAGATTGTGTTAAAATGGCAGTTAATGAAATTTTAAATAAAAAACCAGACATTTGTGTTTCTGGAATTAATCATGGCTCTAATGCTTCTTTAAATGTAATTTATTCGGGTACTATGAGTGCCGCCGTAGAAGCAGGCATAGAAGGGATTCCCGCTGTTGGATTTTCATTAATGGATTACAATTGGGACGCAAATTTTGATGCTTGCAAAACTTTTGTAAAAACAATAACTGAAAACATTTTGGAAAATGGTTTGCCTGAAGGTGTAGTGCTTAATGTGAATATTCCAGATTTGAAAAAGGAAGAAATTAAAGGAATTAAAGTTTGCCGACAAGCCCATGGTAATTGGAAAGAGGTCTTTGAAAAACGTGTCAGCCCTCAGGGTGAAGATTATTATTGGTTAACAGGAGAGTTTGTAAACCTAGACAAAGGTGAAGATACCGACATGTGGGCACTAGAAAATGGTTATGTTTCTCTGGTACCTGTTCAGTTTGATATGACGGCTCATCACTATATTAAAAATTTGAACACATGGGAACTATGA
- the arfB gene encoding alternative ribosome rescue aminoacyl-tRNA hydrolase ArfB yields the protein MNTENLVKELSFKAIRSSGAGGQHVNKVSSKIELTFDLENSNELTDEQKQLLLKNLANRLTKEKVFILFCDESRSQHKNKEIAIKRFLELIKNGLKKPKLRKKTKPSKAAIRKRLKTKKKLSEKKVNRQKPDLE from the coding sequence ATGAATACCGAAAATTTAGTAAAAGAACTTTCCTTTAAAGCTATTAGAAGTAGTGGTGCTGGTGGTCAGCATGTTAATAAAGTTTCCTCTAAAATTGAATTGACTTTTGACTTGGAAAACTCTAACGAACTTACTGATGAGCAGAAACAATTACTGTTAAAAAATTTAGCTAATAGATTAACTAAAGAGAAGGTATTCATACTTTTTTGTGATGAAAGTCGAAGTCAACATAAAAACAAAGAAATCGCCATTAAGCGTTTTTTAGAACTCATAAAAAATGGACTTAAAAAGCCCAAACTCAGAAAAAAAACAAAACCCTCTAAAGCTGCCATTAGAAAACGATTAAAAACTAAAAAGAAACTTTCTGAAAAGAAAGTAAATCGACAGAAGCCTGATTTGGAGTGA
- a CDS encoding ATP-binding protein, translating into MEKKLRQTTDANIVKVVLFGPESTGKTTLSEQLARYYNTVWVPEYAREYLQDKWNNTRKTCENSDLLPIAQGQMKLENKLAKKADKVLICDTDLLETKVYSEEYYGGFVNPKLDKAAIANRYDLYLLTYIDTPWEADDLRDKPDLRLEMFNAFENALKKYDRPYLLLKGNKQTRLKTATKAIDSILEERTNLDSFSKNLEDLDMHFLHQNSDTSTNYNL; encoded by the coding sequence ATGGAAAAAAAGCTTAGACAAACCACAGACGCAAATATTGTAAAGGTAGTATTGTTCGGTCCTGAATCTACAGGAAAAACAACGCTTTCAGAACAATTGGCACGATATTACAATACGGTTTGGGTGCCAGAATATGCCCGTGAGTACCTTCAAGATAAATGGAACAATACCCGTAAAACCTGTGAAAATTCTGATTTATTACCAATTGCTCAAGGCCAGATGAAATTAGAAAACAAATTGGCCAAAAAAGCCGATAAAGTTTTGATTTGTGATACCGACTTGTTGGAAACGAAAGTGTATTCAGAAGAATATTATGGTGGATTTGTAAATCCGAAATTAGACAAAGCTGCAATTGCAAATAGGTATGATTTATACTTATTAACTTACATTGACACACCTTGGGAAGCTGATGATTTACGTGACAAACCCGATTTAAGATTAGAAATGTTTAATGCCTTTGAAAATGCTTTAAAAAAATATGATAGGCCATATCTTTTGTTAAAAGGAAACAAACAGACTCGACTTAAAACTGCTACAAAAGCAATTGACAGTATTTTGGAAGAACGGACTAACTTAGATAGTTTTTCAAAAAATTTAGAAGATTTAGATATGCATTTTTTGCATCAGAATAGCGATACAAGTACTAATTATAACCTGTAA
- the pnuC gene encoding nicotinamide riboside transporter PnuC has translation METLFDFFLEPYQEATTLNIILEFIAALFGVISVFYAKKENILVFPTGIISTAIYVYLLSQWNLYGDLIINIYYTLMSIYGWFMWSRITKTNEHITISRTNEKDKLKTLGIFLFTSVFVIVVYRYYNVMPNNLGFTESCNYAISNMTSGNLEDFRKITPFLDTFTTGIFFAAMWLMANKKIENWTFWIAGNIVSIPLYFIKGYGFTGIQYTIFLILAFQGYIAWKKSLDKPQTQIL, from the coding sequence ATGGAAACACTATTTGATTTTTTTTTAGAACCATATCAAGAAGCTACAACCCTAAATATAATCTTGGAGTTTATTGCTGCTTTATTTGGAGTGATAAGTGTTTTTTACGCTAAAAAAGAAAATATTCTAGTTTTTCCAACAGGCATAATAAGTACTGCTATTTATGTGTATTTATTGTCTCAATGGAATTTATATGGCGACTTAATCATAAATATTTACTATACCTTGATGAGTATTTATGGATGGTTCATGTGGTCTAGAATTACAAAAACGAACGAACATATTACCATTTCCAGAACTAATGAAAAGGATAAATTAAAAACGTTGGGTATCTTTTTGTTTACATCGGTTTTTGTTATTGTAGTCTATCGCTATTATAATGTGATGCCCAATAATTTGGGGTTTACCGAAAGCTGTAATTATGCAATATCAAATATGACCTCAGGGAATTTGGAAGATTTTAGAAAAATAACACCTTTTTTGGATACGTTTACCACTGGAATATTTTTTGCTGCCATGTGGTTAATGGCCAATAAGAAAATAGAGAATTGGACTTTTTGGATTGCAGGAAACATTGTTTCCATTCCACTTTATTTTATAAAAGGGTATGGTTTTACTGGTATTCAATATACAATTTTCTTAATTTTAGCATTTCAAGGGTATATAGCATGGAAAAAAAGCTTAGACAAACCACAGACGCAAATATTGTAA
- a CDS encoding geranylgeranylglyceryl/heptaprenylglyceryl phosphate synthase encodes MNILEHITDSIYQSKKLLAILLDPDKIQLQNIALISEKINEKADFIFVGGSTVNVGATEKLVEALKKHTQLPIVIFPGDYTQITDKADAILFLSLLSGDNPEYLIYQQVKSVSKLKNSSLEIIPTGYILIDGGVETSVQKVSKTTPISQNDTRKIVDTALAGQYAGKKLIYLEAGSGAENSVNPAIIKKVKKELRIPLIVGGGIRTQQQLKNAYDSGADLVVVGTAFEENNLWFDTI; translated from the coding sequence TTGAACATACTCGAACACATAACTGATTCCATTTATCAAAGTAAAAAATTGCTGGCAATTTTATTGGACCCTGATAAAATACAATTGCAAAACATTGCATTAATTTCAGAAAAGATTAATGAAAAAGCCGATTTTATATTTGTTGGTGGAAGTACTGTTAATGTAGGGGCAACGGAAAAACTGGTCGAGGCATTAAAAAAACATACACAATTGCCAATTGTAATTTTTCCGGGTGATTACACCCAAATTACCGATAAAGCAGATGCCATTTTATTTTTGTCTTTGCTTTCTGGTGACAACCCTGAATACTTAATTTATCAACAAGTTAAATCTGTATCAAAACTTAAAAATTCATCGCTAGAAATAATTCCGACAGGGTATATTTTAATTGACGGTGGCGTTGAAACTTCAGTTCAAAAAGTGAGCAAAACCACTCCAATTTCCCAAAACGATACTAGAAAAATAGTCGATACAGCTTTAGCAGGACAATATGCGGGAAAAAAACTTATTTATCTTGAAGCGGGATCTGGGGCAGAAAACAGTGTAAACCCCGCAATTATCAAAAAGGTAAAAAAGGAGTTGAGAATCCCGCTTATCGTTGGTGGCGGTATCCGTACCCAACAGCAATTAAAAAATGCTTATGATTCTGGTGCTGATTTAGTGGTTGTTGGTACAGCTTTTGAGGAGAATAATTTATGGTTTGATACTATTTAA
- a CDS encoding 4'-phosphopantetheinyl transferase family protein: protein MPLYKTLKVNENTKVLIWKIDESLETLNEGITLTKKCQRRVDGMKSELHKRGFMSIRHLLAELDYVDADLYYDDLGKPHLKDGNFISITHSFTFTGIILSKTKQVGIDIEKQRDKIVRIAHKFTTVDDYKNIKTEHELVRKLTIVWGAKESLYKIYEQEGLSFLQHIYVDDFALTDTETTATITYEKKKSTYRIYFLEFEGFMCTYALDEVITDS, encoded by the coding sequence ATGCCGCTTTACAAAACTCTAAAGGTTAATGAAAATACCAAAGTATTAATTTGGAAAATTGATGAGTCACTTGAAACCTTAAATGAGGGAATTACCCTGACCAAAAAATGCCAACGCCGTGTGGATGGGATGAAATCCGAACTGCACAAAAGAGGTTTTATGAGCATAAGACATTTGTTGGCAGAATTAGATTATGTTGATGCCGATTTGTATTATGATGATCTAGGGAAACCGCACTTAAAGGACGGGAACTTTATTTCCATAACGCACTCTTTTACCTTTACAGGAATAATTTTAAGTAAAACAAAACAAGTAGGTATTGATATTGAAAAACAGCGTGATAAAATTGTTAGAATAGCCCATAAATTTACTACTGTAGATGATTATAAAAACATAAAAACAGAACATGAACTGGTAAGGAAACTAACCATAGTATGGGGTGCCAAAGAATCGCTGTATAAAATTTACGAACAAGAGGGACTGAGTTTTTTACAACATATTTATGTAGATGATTTTGCACTTACCGATACTGAAACTACGGCAACTATTACGTATGAAAAGAAAAAGAGCACCTATCGTATTTACTTTTTAGAATTTGAGGGTTTTATGTGTACTTATGCATTAGATGAAGTAATCACTGACAGCTAA